The DNA region GACGAACTCAGAAAACTGCGCCATATCTAAATTCGTCCCCACAGCCCTGATACTCATATCATCTGCAACATAAATACCATTTATGGAAAATATTCCCTCCCCCGATTGCCCATTCAAATAAGAAATCTCATATGTATCATCATGAGCCGCTATTTCACCGGCAATGGAATCCGCACAAAGCCCATTAACTTCTACACCATCTCCGGTAAAAGTCGATGTCCATCTCCCATTTTTATAAATGCCTTCACCGGTAATAAAAGACGCACTATTCCCATTATATGAGATATTCTGTCCTTTTCCCGCTGCCGTTGCCGAATATAAAGTCATACTTCCATCAAAGTAATTACCTTGGGCAATAACCGACCCGTTTATAATCCCTGATAAATCATAGCCTAAAGGAATATCGCCTGCGGAAATATCCTCTACAGTTATTTCACCATTAAAATCACCGGTTGAAAAACTGTACTTCCCTTTTCCTGTCACAGTTCCGCCGGCCATATGAATCATCAACGATGAAAGTGCCAGCGTCCTTTCACCATAATCAAAAGCTGCCGATCCGTCTTGTATTAAAACATTCCGGCAACAAACGTCTTTTACAGAGATTTTCCCTGTCAGTACCGGATTGGAAAGACTACCTCCTATATGCACATTTCCTGTAGCATACCCCTTAACGTCTTCCGTTAAAATAACTTTTGATGCATCTAAATAGGAAAAATTCACATTACCACTGATAAGAGGATCTTCGCCTTTCCAATTCATTGCTCCGCTGCCGGCAATAATCTGTCCATTCACTTTCCCTGAAAAATTTTCTATCTGAAGAACCCCGTCACAAATATCAAAAAAGGCCGCCACATCCGTAAGAGCATAATTTTCATAGCTCACCGCAGTCTGATCAAGGCGACCTTTTACATGATAAGACAGGACGCCATCACTTCTCCAGATTCTGGCGCCCGTCACTTCTCCCATACCGTTTCTTATATCAAAAGAATGCACCGCTCCCGGCATTTTCTCAATCAGCGGCTTTAAAAACTGTAAAGATGCCGGTTCCGTCTGTATATTTCCTTCAAAATTATTTTCATCCGTATATGACAGATCCCCATCAAAAGGGACTTTCAAAAATTCTCCTGCCAGGGTTCCTTTGATTTTCTCATCTCCCCCCCTGGTAAGATCGCATTCTACCCTTTCAAAAGTGTAGATGTCTCCCGTCTGCGTTTCCACCTTGAGATTCCCGTTTTTCAAAGCTACGGAACCATGAAATTCTCCTGCAGATTCATCAGCAGAGTGCTTAACCAATTCCTGCACGTTCCACTGCCCGTCTTTTCTTTCACGCACAGTCATCATCGGTTCTTCCATAGTGATACCACTCACCACATTAAAAAGATCACCATCATGCATCAGATAATTATATAGAGCACCTGCTGACCAGCTGATTGTCACATTAGCAGACTTTAAAACATCTTTTCCCTCTTTATCCTTTAATTCCACAAAGTCAAAAGACAGATTATACCGGGGATCTAAATCCATTGTACGCCATACAAGTGTGCCATTGATTTTTTCCTTAACAGCATCTTGGATAACAGGCTCTAAATTTTGCACGACAATAGGCCGTATAAGAAGGTAGACCACGGCAAGCGCAAGAAAAATAATTGCACCAATCCCGTTTAACCACCATTTAATTTTATCGTTCAAAATAAACTCCTATCATGGATAATTTTGTGACAATTACTTTTTGGCAGTAAACTCCGGATGGATAACTGCCGGAATCCCCATGGCATTTTCAAGCGTAGCCAAACCGACATTGTAATTATATAATGCGGTAATATGATTTGTCCTCGCCTTATTTAAAGCAAGCTGGGCATCAAGAACATCCAAGTTGATTCCGACACCTGAACGATACCGGACCGTCGCAATCTTGTACGCCTCTTCCGCCTGTTCTACAGTAGCTTCTGTCGCACGGATCTGCTCCCTAGCAGATAAAATGTTTAAATAATCCTGTCTGATTTCAAGCTCTATCGATTCTCTTGCCTTTAATAAGGTTTCTTCCGCAGACTTCAAGCCGGAAGATGCACTCTTAATTTTTGCATCAGTCGTACCACCATCCCAAATACTCCAGCTCACCGTTCCTGTAACAGTCCAATCATCTTTATCCAAACCGCCAAGACCAGCCGTGTTCCAAGAATAACCGCCCCCTACAGCGACTGTGGGCATGTATCCCGCCTTTGCAATACGAACCTGTTCCTTGGCAATACGGACATTATAATCTGCTTTAATCAGTTCCCATCTGTACTTTTGCCCCATGGCAATAGCTTGTTCCAACGTAATATCAAAAGTTGGTTCCGGAAAATCTTTATCAATTGGGTTTAATTTCGTATTCATAGGAAGGCGCATGATATTATTCAAATTCGCTTCCGCTATATCACGAGAGTTTGCCGCTGCAATACTGTTCTGTTTTGCATTTGCAAGAGAAACATTTGACGAGAGAACATCCAGCTTTGCCACAACCCCCGCATCATACTGCTGTTTTACATTAGTCAGGTGCCTATCAAGGTTTGTAACCGATTCCATAGCTACATCCGCCAGTTTAATCATTTCTAAATACTGGTAATATGCCTTAGCCGCTGCAAGCTTTGTTGCAGCTTCCGTTTGGTAAACGTTTATATGAGCCACATCTTCTGCATAACGGGCTGCATCAATCGCGCCTTCTACGGCTCCCCCTGTCCAAATCGGCCAAGATAACGTCAACCCCTGATTATATCCATGATTTGCACCGTAAAATCCTGCACTATTAGCAGAGCCCGCTTTCACCTGGTTTCTTGCCCATTTATAAGATAATGATGGGTTTTTAGCCGCTGCCGCCTGGCTGACTGCAGTTTCCGCCTGTTCCAAAGACAATTCTGCCAACCGGATATCACGATTATTTTGAATGGCCGTAGAAACTGCACCCTTTAAATCTATATCTATATTAGATGTTTCTGCCTTTACCTTTCCCTCGGGCATCATATCATTTAAATTTTTCTGCAAAAGCATATTGTCAAAATTTACTTCTTTTGCAGAAACACTCTGTTTCATTTGGGCTTCAATCGCCTTTTCTGTCAGTTTCGGGTCAGTCGACAAACGAAGGCCCTCTCTCGCATCTACAGTAATACCTGCTGATAAAGCTGACAATAACGCTATTGATAAAATTACACTCTTCTGCTTGTTCATATTTCTCTTCGCCCTTTCCAAAATCATTTTTTAATACGCATAGCCTAATCCGATATATTCACCTCCGCCATGACGACCATGAGGGAATATTGATTGCCCCACCGCATAAATGCCGGGATATGCTTCATAAGCCCCCCGCAGCCTGACAGTTAAATCATTCGGATCAAAGATATCTGCATCAAATTTCCACTTATCTTTTTTATAGGAAGCCCCGATACCCAATTTATTACGGATAATCCCGCCCCGGATATCGAATTTTCCCTTTTTCTGCCCATACTGCACATTATATACGCTGTCGTTGCCAAAAGACTCAACACCAAGAATTAAAGGGGAATCTCTGCCGATACGAAGCGATACATTGGGAGAAAAATCTTCTCTTTTCGTATTATATAATAATTCGCCCGACACAGACAAACTGCCGCCTGCCATAAGATTGTTTAATTTGTCAGAAACATTTTTTGCATCACCGGAAATTAATCTGGCATTTTCTGAAGCAACTGCCAAATTATCCATGATCTTTCTTGCATCCGCCACTGTTTTTCCATCACCATTCAGCTGGTATAGCATAGAATTCATCTGCGACGTGACACCCTGTATCTGATTGGCAATTTGTATCCCCTGCGCTGTCAATATAGTAAGATTTTCAGAAATAGCGTCAAAGTTGTTTAAGCTTCTCTTGACATTTTTTTGAGCCGCCGGATCGCCTACAATTGTATTGATTCCGTCAAGCATCACCTGCGCAGAAGCCATGAGTTTATCCATTTTGTCCATTGCTGCATCAATCCCCGGCGCAGCCTGCCCCTGTACAGTCATCCCCTCACGCAAGTATCCCCGATCCTGATGTCCACCAACGACTTTGACAAACCGTCCGCCCATCACACTGCTGGTTTGGATAGAAAAATTCGCATCCTTTGGGACTTTTACGTCATCATAAAACCGAAGAACAAGCACAGCTTCTCCATTTTCGATAGAAATATGATCTACCATGCCCACATCAACACCGGCATAATGAATAGGGTTTCCCGGCTCGATCCCTTCTGCTTCCCGAAAATATGCTGTTACATGAAATCCGCTTTTGCCAAACAAAACAGCACTGCTTAGCTGAATTATAATCACGGAAAAAAGTAAAATTCCGATAAAGGAAAATACTCCTACTTTCGCTTCTTGTGACCATTTCAACTAAATTCACCCGCCCTTACCGTGTATTGTTCTGAAGGCAATCCATTCATAAACTGTTTAACTCTGTAATCCCTCGAGGATGCTAATGCTTCTGCCGTACCGACAGCTAAAAAGGAACCTTTATAAAGAAAAGCCATTCTATCAGCAACCATTTCCGCTGATTTCAGATCGTGAGTCACCACAATGCTGGTGACCTTCATTTCTTTTTGCATTTGTTTAATCAACAGACTAATATCGGTCGCACGAATCGGATCCAATCCTGCCGTAGGCTCATCATATAAAATAATTTGGGGATTTAGTGCAATGGCTCTGGCCAGACTCACACGCTTTTTCATACCGCCGGACAAATCGGCAGGCATTAAATCACCAACATCATCTAAGCCTACTAAATGCAGTTTTCCTTCCGTGATATTCTCTATTTCTTCTTCTGATAAATCGGTGTGCTGCCGAAGACCAAAAGCTACATTTTCCTTTACATTCATCGAATCAAAAAGAGCTGAATATTGAAATACCATTCCCATACGGCGCCGTTCCTCATTCATTTCCCGTTCTGTCAATGACGATATCTCTTTCCCATTGACTTTGATAGAACCGGAATCAGGTTTCAAAAGCCCTATAATCAACTTCAGGAGAGTTGATTTTCCGGATCCTGAAGCGCCGAGGATTACCATGGTTTCCCCATCATAAACCGTTAAATTAACGTCTTTCAATATTTTCCTTTTCCCAAAAGAAAGGCATATATGTTCTACTTCAATCATAGATATCCTCAAAATAAAATAGAAGACAGAAGATAATTAGCCGCAAAAATCATAATTATAGAATATACAACAGACTGGGTTGTCGCCCTCCCGACACCTTCCGCCCCTGCTTCACAGGTCATTCCGCGATCACATCCGACAAGTGCTACAATCATCCCAAATACGACAGATTTCATCACGCCGATATAAAGATCGGAAGGTATACAAAAGACTTCAATGGAATGGATAAAAACATAAGAAGAAACTCCATGAGTCAACGATGCTACAATCATACCGCCAAAAACACCAATAGAAACACCGAATACTGTCAAAATCGGCAGCATCGCCATACATGAGAGTAGCCGTGGAAGGACAAGATAGCCGACAGGGCTGACCGCCATGCATCGAAGAGCATCAATTTGCTCAGTCACGCGCATCGTCCCAATTTCTGCCGTAATAGCAGCACCTACGCGCCCCGCCAAAACAACTCCGCAAAGCACCGGCCCCAATTCGCGCCCCATTCCGATAGCTACAATTGCACCGACAGTAAACCCGGCGCCATATTTTGTCAGTTCTCCCGCAATCTGCACAGAAAGAACCATCCCCGTAAATAAAAGGGTCAACGCTACAATGGGAAATGACAGTACCCCCAAATCAAGACACTGCTTAATCGTTTCCCTAAAACGCAGATGATTTAACTCCTTACATGAGGAATTCAGGAGCAATATTACGGCGCCAAGCTGATGGAACAGACCAATGGTCTTGCTGCCAAGCAGTTCAAAAAATCCCACCGTAACACCTCTTTCTCCTAAACCTACAGGAATCCCTAATATAATACCTCAAAATATAGTTTGATACAATATTTTTGACTATACGTCATTTTTATTTTTTCCCCTTATTCCCGTTATCTTTAGGCCCCGGTGATGATTTTTCCGATTTATTTTTATCAGTATTCTCATCTGTTTTTTCACCGTCAATCAATTTCTTTTCCTCCGTCGTCATTTTGGCAGAAAGTTTTTTATTTGATTTAGCCAATTTTTTCAAAGCAGTATCCCTGTCCGATGGATTCATCACCTTGAACGTAAATTGCCCATCACCATAAATAACATAGTCCGTATCCACACGGCTTTTTGGTGATTCTTTATCAGTATCAAGGCCGGTTCCGCCTTCTTTCTTTTTTAAATCTACCGGATCTTTGCCCGCCGGTTTGTTTTGAATTTCCGCTTTCACTTTACCATCTTCCTCTTTCGAAACCATGCTGACATCCGGATCAATGATTTCTACCACAACCTGGTTGTTCTGATCTTCTTTCATCAGTTTTCCGTGAAGATCATCAAAATTCTTATAGCTGCGGAGACGGCTTAATATTTCTTCCGTTAGATTGTATTTCTGCTGCTGGAGCAGGTATGGTAATGGTACAACACCTCCACCACGTACTTCCAGCACCATATTCCCAAGCGGCTGATCTTCAGGCACATCAAAAGACAAATCTTTATAAAAGACCTCTCCGCGCCAAGGCTGGAGACGAGCACGGACATAAATTGTGTCTCCCGGACTTACCACAATAGGTGATGCGGATGCATCAAGGATTTTTGCTGTATTCCTTTCCTGCGTCACTTCCATATCCATGGAAATATTTCTAAGAGCATAACTTTCAAACCGGTTTTGCTCCAAAAGTTTCACTATCTGATAAATCTCATCCACACTTCGTTCTGCAATATCGGTAGAAGACCAGTACATGTTTGTCCGGGTAAACGGTTTTTGCTTCATGTCTTTAGGGTGCAAAGTATAAGTAAACTTCACCGTCCCCTGTCCGCGGCGATCCATGGCCGTGCTGATTGCATTATAAACAGATGTAGCAGAAAGC from Dialister invisus DSM 15470 includes:
- a CDS encoding TolC family protein — encoded protein: MNKQKSVILSIALLSALSAGITVDAREGLRLSTDPKLTEKAIEAQMKQSVSAKEVNFDNMLLQKNLNDMMPEGKVKAETSNIDIDLKGAVSTAIQNNRDIRLAELSLEQAETAVSQAAAAKNPSLSYKWARNQVKAGSANSAGFYGANHGYNQGLTLSWPIWTGGAVEGAIDAARYAEDVAHINVYQTEAATKLAAAKAYYQYLEMIKLADVAMESVTNLDRHLTNVKQQYDAGVVAKLDVLSSNVSLANAKQNSIAAANSRDIAEANLNNIMRLPMNTKLNPIDKDFPEPTFDITLEQAIAMGQKYRWELIKADYNVRIAKEQVRIAKAGYMPTVAVGGGYSWNTAGLGGLDKDDWTVTGTVSWSIWDGGTTDAKIKSASSGLKSAEETLLKARESIELEIRQDYLNILSAREQIRATEATVEQAEEAYKIATVRYRSGVGINLDVLDAQLALNKARTNHITALYNYNVGLATLENAMGIPAVIHPEFTAKK
- a CDS encoding MlaD family protein, producing MKWSQEAKVGVFSFIGILLFSVIIIQLSSAVLFGKSGFHVTAYFREAEGIEPGNPIHYAGVDVGMVDHISIENGEAVLVLRFYDDVKVPKDANFSIQTSSVMGGRFVKVVGGHQDRGYLREGMTVQGQAAPGIDAAMDKMDKLMASAQVMLDGINTIVGDPAAQKNVKRSLNNFDAISENLTILTAQGIQIANQIQGVTSQMNSMLYQLNGDGKTVADARKIMDNLAVASENARLISGDAKNVSDKLNNLMAGGSLSVSGELLYNTKREDFSPNVSLRIGRDSPLILGVESFGNDSVYNVQYGQKKGKFDIRGGIIRNKLGIGASYKKDKWKFDADIFDPNDLTVRLRGAYEAYPGIYAVGQSIFPHGRHGGGEYIGLGYAY
- a CDS encoding ABC transporter ATP-binding protein yields the protein MIEVEHICLSFGKRKILKDVNLTVYDGETMVILGASGSGKSTLLKLIIGLLKPDSGSIKVNGKEISSLTEREMNEERRRMGMVFQYSALFDSMNVKENVAFGLRQHTDLSEEEIENITEGKLHLVGLDDVGDLMPADLSGGMKKRVSLARAIALNPQIILYDEPTAGLDPIRATDISLLIKQMQKEMKVTSIVVTHDLKSAEMVADRMAFLYKGSFLAVGTAEALASSRDYRVKQFMNGLPSEQYTVRAGEFS
- a CDS encoding MlaE family ABC transporter permease, which gives rise to MGFFELLGSKTIGLFHQLGAVILLLNSSCKELNHLRFRETIKQCLDLGVLSFPIVALTLLFTGMVLSVQIAGELTKYGAGFTVGAIVAIGMGRELGPVLCGVVLAGRVGAAITAEIGTMRVTEQIDALRCMAVSPVGYLVLPRLLSCMAMLPILTVFGVSIGVFGGMIVASLTHGVSSYVFIHSIEVFCIPSDLYIGVMKSVVFGMIVALVGCDRGMTCEAGAEGVGRATTQSVVYSIIMIFAANYLLSSILF
- a CDS encoding SpoIVB peptidase S55 domain-containing protein encodes the protein MSGFRIKYKVLSISVCLVFAGWAAVSAEEFLPVSEVREGMHGYAKTVVHGTQVETFDVDVLGVMKQKGATGGDLILVKVSGDLIDKTEGIAQGMSGSPVYINGKLLGAIAYGFPQSGGRIGMVTPISDMLELWLTDNKKSAYIPKPSSDLIPIDTPLMASGYSAGGMEYLSDKMQDFHMIPFSAVSVDQDTVARPLEAGGAVAASLVTGDLKLGAIGTVTYVDGNQMLAFGHPFMSRGNTGYFMHNSYIFTVIPSKNIPFKLGSVGAEIGTVNQDRGAGIGGISGTSPDFVALHAFVKDKDTGVEKDLNVRMIQNESLLPTLSATSVYNAISTAMDRRGQGTVKFTYTLHPKDMKQKPFTRTNMYWSSTDIAERSVDEIYQIVKLLEQNRFESYALRNISMDMEVTQERNTAKILDASASPIVVSPGDTIYVRARLQPWRGEVFYKDLSFDVPEDQPLGNMVLEVRGGGVVPLPYLLQQQKYNLTEEILSRLRSYKNFDDLHGKLMKEDQNNQVVVEIIDPDVSMVSKEEDGKVKAEIQNKPAGKDPVDLKKKEGGTGLDTDKESPKSRVDTDYVIYGDGQFTFKVMNPSDRDTALKKLAKSNKKLSAKMTTEEKKLIDGEKTDENTDKNKSEKSSPGPKDNGNKGKK